The nucleotide sequence CGGATGTGGTGGCCGATCTCACCCTGACCGGAGCCGCGGCGGGTGACGCCTTCGGCGTTTCGGTGTCCGGCGCCGGGGACCTGAACGGGGACGGGTACGCCGACGTGATCGTCGGGGCCTACGCGAACGACGCCGGCGGCGCGGACGCGGGCCGGGCGTATGTCTACTACGGGGGCCCTGGGGCCGACGCGGTGGCCGACCTGACCCTGACCGGAGCGGCGGCGAACGACTTCTTCGGCTACTCGGTGTCCGGGGCTGGAGACGTGAACGGGGACGGCTACGCCGACGTCATCGTCGGGGCCTACGCGAATGACGCTGGCGGAGCGAACGCGGGCCGGGCGTATGTGTACTACGGAGGTCCGGTGGCCAATGCCGCGACCGACCTGACCCTGACCGGAGCGGAGGTGAACGACTTCTTCGGCTGGTCGGTGTCCGGTGCGGGGGACGTGAACGGAGACGGCAACGCCGACGTCATCGTGGGCGCGACCATGAGCGACGCCGGCGGCACGGACGCCGGACGGGCCTATGTGTACTACGGAGGTGCGGTGGCCGACGCCGTAGCCGACGTGACCCTGACCGGAGCCGCGTCGGGCGATCTCTTTGGCGTCTCGGTGTCGGGTGCGCGGGACGTGAACGGGGACGGCTACGGCGACGTGATCGTGGGGGCGTCCGCGAACGACGCCGGGGGCCCGAACGCGGGCCGGGCGTATGTCTACTACGGGGGACCTGGCGCTGATGTCCTGGCCGACTTCACCCTGACCGGCGCGGTTGCGGGCGACCTCTCCGGCACCTCGGTGTCGGCGGCGGGCGACGTGAACGGGGACGGTTACCCCGACGTGATCGTAGGGGCAAACGCAAACGATGCTGGAGGCTTGGACGCGGGCCGGGCGTACCTGTACGACTGCAATCGCTATTTCCTGACGGCCCCCAATGGAGGCGAGTCGTGGAATGTCGGGGCCACGAAGACGATCTCCTGGGTGGGCGCCGAGCCCGCGGACGTCTGGCTTTCCGTGGACGGTGGGAACACGAATCAGCTCGTCGTGTCCGGAGTCGGAGGGTCGGAGACCAACGCGATTCCCATCCGAGTGCCTCATACCCCGACCAAGTTCGCGCGAATCAAGGTCACACCGTCGAACGCGGCCATCGGCGGTTTCGACCAGGGCGATTCGCTGTTCACGATCCAGACCTCGGTGCAGCTCCTCGCCATGCTGGCCGCCGCACTCCCGGAAGGCGGGCAGGGTGCCGTGATCTCCTGGACCACCGACCCGGGTCCCGAAGACCTCGCGGGCTACAGGCTCGAGAAGGCTGAGGGCTCAACATCCGATTCCAACCCTTGGCGCACGGTCGTGGCACTGACTCGCGATATCCAGTACACGGATCGTTCCGGCGGCCCCGGGACACGCTATCGGCTCTTCGCGGTGAACGGGTTCGGAGAGGAGCTGTTGCTGGGGGAGGCGTCGCTTCGCCCGCTCAAGCCGCTCACGGCGTGGCCACTTCCGTATCGGAGCGGGACGCTCAACATCTCCTTCGCGACGAGCGGCCTGGGAGCGGGCGCGGCCCGCACGGAGCTTCTTCTCTTCGACGTGATGGGCCGGCTCGTGCGACGGCTGGATTCGGGAGTCTACGGGGCGGGGTATCGGACCGTCACGTGGGATGGCCGGGATGGCGATGGCCGGCCGGTCGCGGCCGGCCTTTACTTCCTCCGCACCAAGAGTGATCTGGGCTACGAGCGCTCGATCAAGGTCGCGGTGCTCCCGTAGGGCTGGGCCCCTTGCGGACAACGTCGTTCTCGGCCAGAATTATCGAGGAAATCCTGCCTTGCCTCTGATGCATGTCACTTCTCGAAGGGCTGATGACCGATCCCGGGCCCCCACCCGAGGGCTCCGCCTCGAACGATTCGAAGCCGGGGCCACTCTCGCCGGACCTCCTTGTGACGGGGCAACTCCTCGAGAGGGCGAAGGCGGGGGACCGTTCAGCTCTCGAAGCGTTGATGGCGCGGTACCGACCGCGGCTCGTACGTTGGGCCACCGGCCGACTCCCCCACTACGCTCGCTCCCTCCACGACACGGCGGACTTGGTCCAGGAGACCCTTCTCCGCGCCGTTGAGGGGCTCGACCGCATCGAGGAAAGCTCACCGGGGCAGTTTCAGGCCTACGTTCGCCAGGCCGTGCTCAATCGCATTCGCGATCAGGTTCGGTGGGCGAATCGGCGTCCCGCAGACGCGACGGCGTTGGAACATTTCAGAGACGCGGCGCCGTCGCCTTTGGAGCGCGCGATCGGAGTCGAGATGGTGGAGCGATACGAACGAGCCCTCGGGCAGCTGAGTGATGTGGAGCGCCAGCTCATCCACTTCCGGATCGAGCTGGATTTCTCCTACGAAGAGATCGCGGCCGCCATGGGTCGCGGGAGCCAGGACGCCGCGCGCATGGCGGTGCAGCGCGCCATCCGGAAGTTGGCGAAGGCGATGGGCGATGCACGCTGACGACCCTCTGGACGACCTCGCCAGCTCTGTCTCGGACGGGACTCAGATCGATTGGGATCGCGTCGCGGCAGACCCCGAAGATGAGGCCGAGATCCAGGGCCTCCGAGACGTGGAACGGATCGCCGCATTCAGTCGAACGCTCCAGCGCTCCGGAGCGAATGATGGCGCGCCGCCCGATGCTCCCGCCGTTTCTTCCGGAATACGACCTCAACACTGGGGCGATCTCACACTCCTCGAGCGCATCGGTGCCGGTTCGAACGGGGAAGTGTGGCGAGCGTGGGACGCAACACTGCAACGCGAGGTCGCACTCAAGTTCCTTCAAAGCCGACGCATCGAAGCCGCGGGCACGGCACGCGAGGTGCTTCTGGAGGAGGCGCGAGCCCTCGCGCGCGTTCGCCACCGGGGTGTGGTGACGGTGCATGGAATTTCAGAGCACGATGGGCGCCCGGGAATGTGGATGGAGTTCCTGCGTGGTCCCACGCTTGCCGAAGAGATCGAGCGGCGGGGCGCTCTTCCGGTAAGTGATGTCCTCCGTATCGGCATCGG is from Candidatus Binatia bacterium and encodes:
- a CDS encoding RNA polymerase sigma factor yields the protein MTDPGPPPEGSASNDSKPGPLSPDLLVTGQLLERAKAGDRSALEALMARYRPRLVRWATGRLPHYARSLHDTADLVQETLLRAVEGLDRIEESSPGQFQAYVRQAVLNRIRDQVRWANRRPADATALEHFRDAAPSPLERAIGVEMVERYERALGQLSDVERQLIHFRIELDFSYEEIAAAMGRGSQDAARMAVQRAIRKLAKAMGDAR